From Oncorhynchus mykiss isolate Arlee chromosome 6, USDA_OmykA_1.1, whole genome shotgun sequence, the proteins below share one genomic window:
- the LOC110526226 gene encoding fibroblast growth factor 4B, with protein sequence MAFQSALLPILVLGLMTSLVRCAPFPGRLNGTVERHWETLYSRSLARIPGEKREINRDSDYLMGIKRLRRLYCNVGIGFHIQVSPDGRITGVHSENRYSLLEISPVERGVVTIFGVQSSLFVAMNSKGKLYGSVHYNNECKFKETLLANNYNAYESVAYPTMYIGLSKTGKTKRGNRVSPAMTVTHFLPRI encoded by the exons ATGGCTTTTCAATCGGCCCTCTTACCAATATTGGTCTTGGGACTGATGACTAGTTTGGTGCGTTGTGCCCCCTTCCCTGGCAGGCTGAATGGCACAGTGGAACGACACTGGGAGACACTCTACTCGCGGTCCTTGGCTCGGATCCCcggggagaaaagagagataaACCGGGACAGCGACTATCTTATGGGCATTAAACGGCTACGACGCCTTTATTGCAATGTAGGAATTGGGTTTCATATTCAAGTTTCACCCGATGGGAGAATAACAGGAGTGCACAGTGAAAACCGTTACA GTCTCCTTGAGATATCTCCAGTAGAGAGAGGAGTTGTGACAATCTTTGGCGTCCAAAGCAGTCTATTCGTGGCCATGAACAGCAAAGGGAAGCTGTACGGATCT GTTCATTACAACAACGAGTGCAAATTCAAAGAAACTCTCCTGGCAAATAATTACAACGCTTACGAATCGGTGGCATACCCAACGATGTACATTGGACTAAGCAAGACTGGTAAAACAAAAAGGGGAAACCGAGTGTCACCAGCCATGACGGTGACGCATTTCTTGCCAAGAATCTGA